From Nonlabens sp. Ci31, the proteins below share one genomic window:
- a CDS encoding DUF4271 domain-containing protein has product MHIELRHMELNDWISITLLFCVLILAVARWFSKFHITDLLSCYFKDRFIKLSRNGEEGSSVLITGNVVVYTINIALFIYVFYQKEKQLPIEINGFLLSLTFLSVFFLTQHFIGKLIATLCNFEQLLIIVDHHRNIYRAMFAYPLLIINCIIIYLCDMNETALLTSLIIIGFVLFVYHLILIYTYRSLLFSAHLYFILYLCALEITPYLLLYKYFML; this is encoded by the coding sequence ATGCATATAGAACTACGACATATGGAGCTCAACGACTGGATCAGCATCACCTTATTATTTTGTGTGTTGATTCTCGCTGTTGCGAGATGGTTTTCTAAGTTTCATATTACTGATTTATTAAGCTGTTACTTTAAAGACCGATTTATTAAACTTTCTAGGAATGGAGAAGAGGGTTCTTCCGTATTAATTACAGGTAATGTGGTCGTATACACCATCAACATAGCCTTATTTATATATGTATTTTATCAAAAGGAGAAACAACTTCCGATAGAAATTAACGGCTTTTTACTAAGCTTGACATTCCTATCTGTTTTTTTTCTCACCCAACATTTTATTGGAAAGCTTATCGCAACCCTTTGCAATTTTGAGCAATTATTAATTATCGTTGATCACCACAGGAATATTTATAGAGCAATGTTTGCTTACCCCCTACTTATTATAAACTGCATTATTATTTATCTGTGCGATATGAATGAAACGGCTCTACTCACCTCCCTGATTATCATTGGATTTGTTCTTTTTGTATACCATTTGATATTAATATATACATACCGAAGCCTTCTATTCTCTGCTCATTTGTATTTTATTTTGTACCTTTGCGCGCTTGAAATCACGCCCTATCTACTTTTATATAAGTATTTTATGTTGTGA
- a CDS encoding uroporphyrinogen-III synthase, with product MKVKTILVSQPEPKMENSPYQNLVDRTKVRIDFRSFIHVEGASAKEVREQKIDLSKFTAIVLTSRNAVDHFFRVSEEMRFKIPDSLKYFCQSEAVAYYLQKYVVYRKRKIYVGKRTFPELCPLIKKHKSEIFLVPSSDKLGDSTPTELDKLGVDWTSGTFFRTVISDLSDLADVKYDVLVFFSPSGIESLFQNFPGFTQEQTRIAVFGNTTMKAATDKGLRVDIQAPTPESPSMTMAIENYIKDKG from the coding sequence ATGAAAGTGAAAACAATTTTAGTTTCCCAACCTGAACCTAAAATGGAAAATTCACCATATCAAAATTTGGTGGACAGGACAAAAGTGAGAATCGATTTTCGTTCCTTCATACATGTTGAGGGAGCTTCGGCAAAAGAGGTACGTGAACAAAAAATTGATCTGTCTAAGTTTACTGCTATTGTTTTAACAAGCCGTAACGCGGTGGATCATTTCTTTAGAGTATCTGAAGAGATGCGCTTTAAAATTCCGGATTCTTTAAAATATTTTTGTCAAAGTGAGGCTGTTGCTTATTATTTACAGAAATATGTAGTATACCGAAAGCGTAAAATTTATGTAGGAAAAAGAACTTTTCCAGAGTTATGTCCTCTTATAAAGAAGCATAAAAGCGAGATCTTTTTAGTCCCTAGTTCTGATAAGCTAGGAGATTCTACTCCAACAGAATTGGATAAACTAGGAGTAGATTGGACGAGTGGTACTTTTTTCCGCACTGTAATCAGTGATCTATCAGATCTTGCAGATGTAAAGTATGATGTCTTAGTATTCTTTAGCCCTAGTGGGATTGAATCACTGTTTCAAAATTTCCCTGGGTTTACACAAGAGCAAACTCGCATTGCGGTGTTTGGCAATACGACTATGAAAGCCGCGACAGACAAGGGTTTGAGAGTTGATATTCAAGCACCTACTCCAGAATCTCCATCAATGACTATGGCTATAGAGAATTATATTAAGGATAAGGGTTAA